Sequence from the Undibacterium piscinae genome:
CTCATACGACACCATGCGGCCAAACTTAGGGTCACGACTATCTTGACGCATAAAAACATCGACTATTTTGTGCACATCTTGCTCACGCAAACGATTTTTAGGACCATCCTTCATAAAACCACGGCTTGCATCAACCATAAAAATGCCTTTGCGTGATTGCGCGTCCTCCTTGTCAATCACGATGATACAAGCTGGTATACCCGTTCCAAAAAACAGATTGGCAGGCAGACCGATAACCCCCTTAATGTAACCGCGTCGTATCAAATTACGCCGAATGTTTGCCTCTGCGTTCCCTCTAAATAATATCCCGTGCGGCAAAATACACGCACCTTTCCCGGTATTCTTAAGCGAACGGATGATGTGTAGTAAGTAGGCGAAATCGCCTTGCTTTGCAGGAGGCACACCGAAAGTATCGAAACGATCAAATGGATCATTTAATGGCGATAAACCCGTACTCCAGCGCTTATCTGAAAAAGGTGGATTGGCGACGACGTAATCAAAGGTTTTAAGCGATTCGCCCTCCTTGAATTTGGGGTCAGCCAATGTATTACCTTGCGCGATCAATGCAGTAGGGTTGTTATGCAAAATCATGTTCATGTGCGCTAGACCGCTTGTCGCCTCATCTTTTTCTTGGCCGTAGAGAGTAACGGGTGTGGCTGCTTCGTCGCCTACTTTCAACAACAACGAGCCTGAACCACAGGTCGGATCATAAACCGTCGTTTCACTCGTGGTACGTGCACCACCAATACCGATAATCTTTGCCATGATGCGGCTAACTTCAGCGGGTGTGTAAAACTGCCCCTTACTTTTGCCGCTTTCACTAGCAAAATGGCGCATGAGGTATTCATAAGCATCGCCGAGAATATCATCACCGTCTGCGCGATTCTTACTAAAATCTAATTCAGGCTTTTCAAAGATCGCAATCAAATTGGTGAGGCGATCGACCATTTCTTTACCTGTACCAAGAAGTGCAGTTTCATTGAAATCTGCTTTGATACGAAGCCTGTTTGCTTTGGCCAACGGATCAATAATTTTCTTGTTAATCTGATCGCCAATGTCACTCGTACCCTTGAGCGCAACCATATCTTTAAAACTGGAACCTTTTGGAATAATGATGGATGCATAAGGAATATCGGCAAATTTATCACTGACGTACTTAATAAAAAGCATGACCAAAACATAGTCTTTGTATTGACTGGCATCCATGCCGCCGCGAAGTTCGTCGCATGATGCCCAGAGCGATGAATAGAGTTCTGATTTTTTAATTGCCATTTAATTCGATCTTCATTGTTATGTCTATCTCGCGGCTAAAACCACATCCGCAATAATTCAATATTTGAGCTACGACTTCTTATCAATACATCGTCATAAGAAAACGCCACATTTAGGAAAGTAATAAAATCAATCCGCTATCGCAATTTGATTCTCATCTGAGCCACCGGATTTAACCCAGGCATCGACATCAGCTCGCTGAAATTTCCAGAAACGCCCAACCCGATGAGCCGGCATATTTTTCTTGGCGATCCACGCATAGATGGAGTCCTTACTGACGCCAAGGTAGTCAGCAATCTCTTCCACCGATAACCAGCGGTCTAACATAACGGGATCTTCCATATCAAAATAAACCTTCCAAAGGCGCAAAAAACTATACATGATTCAAGCGTAGTATAGCCGTTTAGACCCGATTAAGCATGAATAAGAGAGATTTAGATGGCCATGTCGCTATTTATTTAAGTTACCAATAGATAATATCGTAATTTACTGCACCGTCTATACGACAGGCTTAATGTCGCCGTGATTTGTATTTTCCAAAAATGCAAGAAATAGCACATCACCGCGACACTTAGCTTTAACTCTTCGCTGATATCCTATTCATTGGCGTGACGCCGATAAACCATGCAGGGATAAGCGTCTGAAAATCCGTACGGACATATTGAGCTGGAGTGATCCAATATGCAGGATCAATCATGTACTCAATAGGCTGCTTAGCATTGGTTTTGTCCCTAACGAATATGGCGTGTCTACCGATTTCCGTTTCTGGATCATAGTCCACCATCACTATCGCGACATTGTGAATATCGACGAGACCAGTTTCGACCTCTTTGTAGATGGTTGAAACAAAACCGTAGTGAGCGAGAATCTTGTTGATCATTTCCTCCGTCACATAATATGGGCCGTTGGCGGGATGGCCGAATTTATCGATGGCCACCTGCATGACATCATCTAAAGATTTGCTGACGATCATTGCGATACAGGCGAAGGCACAGTCGTGATCAACAGCCTGCTGTACCCGCTTGAAGGCGGGTTGAATTGCCTGCGTTTGATTAACTGCTGATGGAATAGTAGCCATAGCTTTGCTCCTTAAGAATAGGATGGCATTTAAAATGCGCGCAGCAAAACCCACTTGAAAAGTGATGAGTTTAGAAAAAGTAGGGAATGGTCGAAATCTTATTGAACCCCTTGATTACATCAGGACGAAATCTGAAGAATCTGATTCAAGCGGACGCTGCTGCGCGGGGATGTCAAACTCTAGCGATTAAACAAGCGAATAGCCGATTCAATATTAGTTTTAACAAGCATATTTTACTGTAAGCGTCCAACGCAACCATCTGGAAATCGATAACGATATAAGTGACACTCGACTCTTTCAATGATCTGGAGTTAGCATGAATTTCAATCCTCTCAAAGTGGCGTTTTGGACTAAGCATCAGCAGCACTGGGCTGAGAGCGGCTTATCACTGAGCGCGTATTGTCGACGTGAAGCCATCGGCTATTCAACGTTTTATACCTGGCGCAAACGCCTCGCTTCCATCGTTATTGATCAGAGTGTCACACTTGCCACACCCGCTGTAAAATCGCCAGTAGTTTCTCAAGCTAAGCACACCTCCCTCACGACAATCGCATCGACATCGCCGCGGCCAGCCATGAAGCCTTGCAAGTTGGTGCCGGTGTCGATCAGGGCATCACTTCCCGAGATTGTCTTGTGCAGCCCGGCCGGTTGGCAGGTGACTATTTCTAACCATGTTGACTTACCCGTGTTGGCGCAATTGCTGCGGCAACTACCATGAGCCTGCCACTGACTCCGGCACAGGTGTATCTCGCTGTCGAACCGATCGATATGCGCAGCGGTGTTGACGGACTTTCCCTGCATGTACAAGAAAGTTTGGGTAAGCCACCTTGCGATGGCAGTGCCTATGCATTTCGTAACAAGAATAGCACCCGCATCAAGCTATTGATCTGGGATGGCACCGGTGTTTGGTTATGTATGCGACGCTTGCACAAAGGTCGCTTCGTCTGGCCGCAGAGCCATGATGCGGCGTGTGTCTTGTCGAACGAAGAATGGCAATGGCTCACCACGGGCGTTGACTGGCCCCGACTTAACGCGCCGCCACAATCGAATTGGCGCGTATAAAAAGGGATGCCTCCCCCTGTTAACTTTCGGTCGGGCGAGGTATACTTTCGTGCATGGATATCGCCACCAAACTCGCCCAATTCAACGCTGACCCCGCACTGACTCAATGGGTGATGGCGCAGTTGAATGGGGCCGGACTGGCACAGGCGGAGAAGGCTGCTTTGCAGGATCAATTACGTCGCAAGGAGCACGATCTTCACGTCAAAGAATGCAAAATTCAAGCCTTGACTTTAGAACTGGCGTATCACAAACGTCTCAAATTCAGCGCAAAAGCCGAAGCGTTTACGGTACAACAACGCGACCTGTTTTTAGAGTGCGAACAAAGCGACCTGGCTGCGATGCAGGCCGAGCTTGCCCAATTATCTTCAGCGACAACACCACGTAAGCCAAGCCCTACCGGACGTAGGCCACTGCCAGCGGAACTGCCGCGCATTGAACATCGTCATGAGCCAGAAAGCTGCACCTGCGCTCAATGCGGCAAAGACCTGATCAAGATCGGTGAAGACATCAGTGAACAACTCGACGTCGAACCAGCACGCTTCTTTGTGCATCGGCATATTCGCCCTCAATACGCCTGTCGCGCTTGTGAGACAGTCACCGCAGCAGCCATTCCCCCGGCAGTGATCGATCGTAGTCTGGCGGCACCAGGATTATTGGCATGGGTGGTAATTCAAAAATATCTCGATCACTTACCACTGTATCGGATTGAGCAAATCAGCAGTCGACACGGTGTTGGCATTGCCCGCTCCACACTGGCCGAGTGGGTAGGACGTATTGGCGTCGCCCTGCAACCGCTCAGTGACCGGTTGGCAGAAATACTCAAGCAAGGACGAGTGCTGCATGCCGACGAAACCCCGGTGCCGCTGCTCGACCCCGGCAATGGTAAGACCAAGCGTGCCTATCTATGGGCATATCGCAGCAATGCCTTAGAAGACCAGCCTGCCATCATCGTGTTCGATTTCCAAACCGGACGCAGTGGCAGTCATGCGCGCGCGTTTCTGCGGCATTGGCAAGGCCATCTTATGGTGGATGATTATGCCGGCTACAAAGCCCTGTTCGCGCTGGGCATCACCGAACTGGCCTGCCTGGCGCACGCCCGTCGCAAATTCTTCGACCTGCACGCCGCCAATGGGCATCCGATTGCCAATGAGGCACTTACACGCATTGCAAAGCTGTATCACATTGAGGCCGAGGGTAAAGGCGACAGTATCGAACAACGACAACAACGACGTGCTACACAGGCGCTGCCAGAACTCAAAGCGATGCATGCCTGGCTGATTCACACACGCCAACAGAGCGCCGATGGCAGCAGTCTCGCCAAAGCCATCGACTACAGCCTCAAACGCTGGAGCGCGATTGAACGCTACGCCAATAGCGGTCATCTGCCAATCGACAATAATCCGATTGAAAACGCCATTCGCCCTATTGCCATTGGCAAAAAGAACTGGCTCTTCGCCGGTTCTGAACGAGCAGGCCGACAAGCTGCCGCCATTCAAAGCCTGCTCGCCACCGCGAAAGCCAATGGCATAGAACCTTTGGCATGGCTTAAAGGCACACTCGAAAAATTACCGACGCATCCAAACAGCCGGATTGATGAACTGCTACCGCTGCCTTGTTAATGCGCTTTAGGAATAAATGCTAGACGGATCTGTTGGACGCTTACATTTTACTGGGGTTTTGACACCGAAAATCATGAAAATAACTTCGTGCAAAACTCACTTATGCTCTATGGAAATCGATGAATTTGGCATATTTCAAACACCAATCAGTTATTGCGACAAACGAACGATTTTAAAATGCCAGGGAAGCGTTTTAAACCGCCACACAAGCCGCCGAACTCACTTAACCGGCCAATATGCAATCATTGTGACTTAACGCCGTAAAACGCCGAATACGAATACTATTGAGCGGTCAATGATTATCAATGATCAACTCAATACCAAACTATTTTCAATTTGCGTCAAATACTCAACCCACAACGTTAAAGCGTCGCGTCTTTCTTCGAAATAGGTATGGACGTCATATATGCCCTCCACCCCTGCTAATTTATGATTCAGGCACATTTCCGTAATATCGCGCGGCACACCTAATCTACGCATATGGCTCTTTGCAGTTGACCTGAGGTCATGTGGAGTAAAGCGCCGCACAGCAGGATTATGCTCCGTGTACCAACTCAATAGCAGCGCCTATCGTATTTGGATTGATTGGGGCATCACCTCCAAATTTAACTTTCCTACTCTGCGCTCTCGACGGCAAAATAAATACAGAATCAAAACCTAATAATTTCAACTCTTGCAGCCACCCAATAACAGGTAAAGTAAGTGGGATTTGAATCCCAGGACCAGTCTTGCTCGTCGGCACACTCCACACCTGATTTTCAAAATCGAACTGATCCCATTTTGCATTTCTAAGTTCATCTGAGCGAACTAAGGTGCCAGCTTACGGTAGTGATGTGCCAGTAGCTTGACCAGGGCGGCCGATGCCACGCGGGAAGCTGCGCCATCGGCGCGGCTAGTCAGGGCAATCGGCACCTTAGCGCCAAGCACCACTCCACAACTCGATGCACCCGCCAGATAATCGAGTTGCTTAGCCAGCATATTGCCCGATTCCAGATCCGGCACCATCAGGATATCGGCTTGTCCGGCAACCGGAGAATCGATGCCCTTGATACGGGCTGCCTCGGCAGAGATGGCATTATCAAACGCTAACGGACCATCAACAATGGCGCCGGTAATTTGCTTACGCTGTGCCATTTTGCACAATGCCGCAGCGTCTATCGTCGAGGCAATTTGCGGGGTAATGGTTTCTACCGCCGACAATATCGCCACCTTAGGCTCCTTGATATCAAGAGCATGCGCCAGGTCGATCACATTTTGCAAAATATCGGCTTTCTCCAACAAAGTCGGCGCAATATTCAGCGCTGCATCGGTCAGCAGCAAGACCTTGTGATACATAGGCACATCCAGATGAAACACATGGGATAACCTGCGCTTGGTGCGCAAGGCGGCACAATTGACCACGGCGCGCATCAGTTCATCGGTATGCAAACTACCCTTCATCAGCGCTTCAACCTTACCCTCGGCAGCCATGGCAGCCGCCATTTCAGCGGCGGCATGACTATGCGCTACATCGACCTGCTCAATGCCGCTGATATCGAGTTGCGCCGCCTGTGCCACCGCCGCCAGTTTCGCCAATGGTGCCACCAGCACCGGAATGATCAAGCCCTGTTTCGCCGCATCCAGCGCGCCTTGCAGCGAAGCTGGATCACATGGGTGAACCACCGCGCAACGTACCGCTTCCAGCCCGCGTACGCTGTTCAGTAAAGCGGCTTGGCGTGCGCCCAGGTCAAACATTGTCATGGTCGGCAAATGGGTGCGCACGCGGCTGACGCGCTCGGTCGGCGCAATTACCAGCGCCTTCCCGAACACCACCTGATCACCGCGTTGATTGACGATCTGGCAGTCCAGCGTGACGCTCTTGCGGGTATCGTCTTTGGCCGTAACGGTAGCCGATATCGTCAGGGTGTCGCCAATCCTGACTGGCTTGACGAAGTGCAGGTTTTGTTCGAGATAAATGGTCCCTGGGCCCGGCAACTGGGTACCGAGCACCGTCGAGATCAGTGCCCCACCCCACATGCCATGCGCAATCACGCCATGAAACAGGGTCTGGTCGGCGTACTCGGCATCAAGATGGGCCGGATTAACGTCGCCGGAAACGGTAGCAAATGCCTGGATGTCGGCTTCGCTCAGGGTGCGGCTTTGGCTTGCGCTCTGCCCTATATAAATATCGTCATAAATGACGTTGACGATCAGATCCTGTTGTCCATCCGAGATATTGCCATCAGCTTTTTTGACATCGTTCATGGCGTAATTCCTTCTGCAATTATTTAAGTTCCGGGTATTCTAAGGCACACCAGATGTAATAGAGACGATGATAGCCCGCATCATTTACCAGCTTCAACACTAGCGGTAAATTAGCCAAACTGTTTTTTAAACCGCATCACCGTGGCGCTGCTGACCAATACGGCAATTACCATTATCCCGCTCATCATAGGCCATAGCACAGCCAAGCCGGCGCCCTTCATCAGGATGCCATAACTGGCGTTGATATAGTAGTACAGCGGCGAGACATACATGCCCCAGCGCATCACGGTTGGCATGGCTTCGGGCGGCGTCCAGGCACCGGACAAAAACATCATCGGTGCCAGAATCAGGATCACCATCATACCGGCCTGCGCCATATTCCGGGTCATGGTCGCAATCAGGATACCTATGCCAGCGAGCGTGCAGGTGTACAGGGTGGTCAGCGCAAAGAACAGCAATAGACTGCCCTGTATCGGAATCGCAAACAGCGGCACCAGGATACCAAACAGGCCCAGTGCGGTTCCGCCTAAAATTACCGCCACCATCGCGATGATCTTAGGCACCATAATCTGCAAGGGCGACAGCGGTGATACCAGCAATTGCTCTATGGTGCCGCGCTCTTTTTCCCTGACCATGGCGGCAGCCGGCAGCAACATCGCAAACAGCGTGATCACATTGAGCAATTCCGAAATACCCATAAACCAGGCATCGTTCTGATTCGGGTTAAACCATACGCGTGATTGATTATTGATGACGGGCGCATCGACAGTTCCGGCACCGCCAAGATTGAGCCCCAGCCTTTGGGCGGCCTGTTCCAGACCGAATCTGGTAACGATCTGGGTCGCATCCACCGAAGTTAAAAAACCCTGCACGGAATTGGAGGCGTCTATCTGCAACTGCACGGCCGTGCCCTCACCGCGTGCCAAGGCAGCACCAAAACCAGGCGGAATATCGAGTACCGCCATGGCCTTGCCGTCGTCGAGTAATTTCTGACCTTGGGAAGCGTGTTGTATCGCACCGGCCCAATGAAATTCCGGCGGCATAAAACGCCCCGCCAACTCACGCGAGGCGGCACTTCTATCCATGTCCAGCAACACCAGCGCCGCGTTATTGAGCTGAAACGAGACGCCCGATGCGGCATTATAAATATCGGCAGAAAACGCATACATCACAAACACCAGCAAGATAGGATCGCGCAGCAGCTGCAACAATTCTTTCCAGATCATGGCCTGCAGGCGGCTCCACCAGATCCGGTCAACGATAAATCCCATATGGTCCTTTCCTAGCTTCAAGCAGATTCAAGCAGATTCAAGCAAGTTCAATTGTTGGGACGTTTATGAAACGCCAGAAAGCCTGCCGTAAACAAAGCGGTGGCATACAGCGCCAGTATCAGCATATCCAGCCATAGCGAGGCGAAACCCACACCTTTGAGGAAACTGCCCATGGCGATCTCCGCGTAATACATACCGGGTAACAGATGAGCGATCACGCTAGCGACAGCGGACAAGGACGGAATCGGAATGATCATGCCCGAATACAGCACCGCCGGTACCACTGTGACAATCGCGGTTCCCACCATCGCGGCCACCTGGGTATTGACCATCACAGACACCAGCAAACCTATGCCTGTGGTGCACACCACATACAGGATGGTCGACAACAAAAAGAACAGCGGATCACCCTTGAACGGCGCGCCAAACAGCAGCAGCGCAAACGCTGTCAGGGCACAGGCGTTGACTACCGAAATTGCGACGTACGGTAGCAGCTTGCCGATCAGGTATTCACCGCGCGACAAGGTCGACGAATACACGTTGTAGATCGCACCGGATTCTTTTTCGCGCACCACTCCCAGCGCGGTCAGAAACGGCGGCGACAGCATCAGGATCACCATGATCAGCTTGGGTGCGATCGACCAGATACTCTTCACTTCCTGGTTATACAGGTAGCGGGTTTCTATCCGCACCGGTTGCAAAGCGGCGCGTATGCTATCGCGGCTCGCTCCCGTCAATGCCGAAAAATGTGCGGATAAGGCATCGAGGTTGATCGCTGCATTGATCGCCGTGACGTAGCCTTTGGCAGTCAGGGCGCGAAACGGAAAGGTGCCGTCTATCCAGGTTTGCACCGAGGTAGCACGTCCGGCCCGCAGCTCTTCACCAAAGCGCGGCGGAATGATGATCACCGCCCGCAGGCTATTGTCGATCACCAATTTTTCGACTTCCTGCTCACGTTGCGCGTAACCCTGAAAAGAGAAATAACGCGAGTCGGTAAATTTGTGGGCGTAGTCACGCGACATCACCGACTGATCGTAGTCAACAATGGCCAAGGGAATATTTTCCACATCCAGCGACAAGCCATAGCCGAACAACAGCATCAGCAAGGAAGGCACGACAAACGCCAGCGCGAAAAAATAAGCGGTCACGGACAATCTCGCGCCACTCCTTGTAGGCAACTACCCGAATCCGCCTTAGGTTCATGCTTGCTCTCCTCTGGCCTTGGCATCCGCCGCTTCCAGCTTGGTGACGATGTGGACGAAAACGTCTTCCATCGACAGCCGTTTAGGCAAAATTTTCTGTATGGCCAAATCCTGCAAAGCTGCATGAACCCGTGGCAACTCTTGCTCAGGATAGGGCAGCAATACATGCACGCGCGCGCCGAACAAGGCGGCAGAACCAAAGCCCGACTCCTGCAGTCTCTCGACCACCTGCGGTGCCTGCGAGGCCTGTGCCACATGCAACTCATACAAATTGCCAGCCTCTTGCGCGACATTGAGCTTGAGCTGATCGGGCGAAGCGTCGGCCACTACGCGGCCGGCATACATCAGGGCGATATGATCGCAATGCTCGGCCTCCGACATGTAATGGGTGGTCACCAGAATAGTCACGTTTTCCTCGCGCGACAAACGAAACAAGACTTCCCAGAAAGCGCGCCGGCCCAGAGGGTCAACCCCGGAAGTGGGCTCATCAAGAAACAATACCTGGGGCCGGTGTATCAGGGCGCAACCCAGCGCCAGCCGCTGTCGCAAGCCCATGGGCAAACTCGCCGCCAGTGCCTTACCGAAAGGGCGCAAGCCTGCCATGTCGAGTATCCAGTCGATACGCTCGGTAGTTTGCTTGCGCGTCAGGCCGTAAATACCTGCATACAGGCGGATGTTTTCCAGCACTGTCAAATCGAGGTAAAGCGAAAATGCCTGCGACATATAACCGATACGCTCGCGTATCTGGCGACCGGCGGTACGCATATCGGCACCGGCAACCCGGCCTTTGCCGTCGGTCTGACTGAGGATGCCGGTCAGCATTTTAATCACGGTACTCTTGCCAGCACCATTGGCACCGAGCAAGCCAAAAATTTCGCCCTGTGGCACGCTAAAGCTAACCTGATCGACCGCCTTAAACTCGCCAAAAGTACGACTCAGGTTTTCCGCCTCGATCGCCGGACCGTTATCGGCGTGACGGTGCAAAGCGCTGTCATTGCTCACCGCTGGCGTGTTATCAGGGTTAGCGCCACTCAACTTACGTTGTCGCAGCAAGGCGATGAACACGTCTTCCAGCTCCGGCTCCAGCACTTCGGTCGCGCTTAGTGCCAGACCCTGAAGGCATTGCTGCACCTGCGCCGTCGCCTTGATGCCATCGCTGGTATCGACGAAAATTCTCAGCTCTTGCCCCAGCACTTCCATCTGAGTAAACTGTGCCGACAAGCGCCTGACCGCCTCCACCTGCTGTACCGCATCCTGGCATACGGTGCTGACTATGCAGCCACTGGCCATGGTCTTGATCTGTTCAGGGTCACCCGAGGCAAGTATCTTCCCGGCATGCATCAGCGATACTCTATGAAAGCGGCTGGCCTCGTCCATATACGCCGTAGAGACCAAGGCGGTGATACCTTTTTCCTTGAGCAGGCGCGCCAGAATGCTCCAGAATTCCCGCCGCGAGACCGGATCGACACCG
This genomic interval carries:
- a CDS encoding helix-turn-helix domain-containing protein, with product MLDRWLSVEEIADYLGVSKDSIYAWIAKKNMPAHRVGRFWKFQRADVDAWVKSGGSDENQIAIAD
- the tnpB gene encoding IS66 family insertion sequence element accessory protein TnpB, with product MSLPLTPAQVYLAVEPIDMRSGVDGLSLHVQESLGKPPCDGSAYAFRNKNSTRIKLLIWDGTGVWLCMRRLHKGRFVWPQSHDAACVLSNEEWQWLTTGVDWPRLNAPPQSNWRV
- a CDS encoding IS66 family transposase produces the protein MDIATKLAQFNADPALTQWVMAQLNGAGLAQAEKAALQDQLRRKEHDLHVKECKIQALTLELAYHKRLKFSAKAEAFTVQQRDLFLECEQSDLAAMQAELAQLSSATTPRKPSPTGRRPLPAELPRIEHRHEPESCTCAQCGKDLIKIGEDISEQLDVEPARFFVHRHIRPQYACRACETVTAAAIPPAVIDRSLAAPGLLAWVVIQKYLDHLPLYRIEQISSRHGVGIARSTLAEWVGRIGVALQPLSDRLAEILKQGRVLHADETPVPLLDPGNGKTKRAYLWAYRSNALEDQPAIIVFDFQTGRSGSHARAFLRHWQGHLMVDDYAGYKALFALGITELACLAHARRKFFDLHAANGHPIANEALTRIAKLYHIEAEGKGDSIEQRQQRRATQALPELKAMHAWLIHTRQQSADGSSLAKAIDYSLKRWSAIERYANSGHLPIDNNPIENAIRPIAIGKKNWLFAGSERAGRQAAAIQSLLATAKANGIEPLAWLKGTLEKLPTHPNSRIDELLPLPC
- a CDS encoding bifunctional enoyl-CoA hydratase/phosphate acetyltransferase: MNDVKKADGNISDGQQDLIVNVIYDDIYIGQSASQSRTLSEADIQAFATVSGDVNPAHLDAEYADQTLFHGVIAHGMWGGALISTVLGTQLPGPGTIYLEQNLHFVKPVRIGDTLTISATVTAKDDTRKSVTLDCQIVNQRGDQVVFGKALVIAPTERVSRVRTHLPTMTMFDLGARQAALLNSVRGLEAVRCAVVHPCDPASLQGALDAAKQGLIIPVLVAPLAKLAAVAQAAQLDISGIEQVDVAHSHAAAEMAAAMAAEGKVEALMKGSLHTDELMRAVVNCAALRTKRRLSHVFHLDVPMYHKVLLLTDAALNIAPTLLEKADILQNVIDLAHALDIKEPKVAILSAVETITPQIASTIDAAALCKMAQRKQITGAIVDGPLAFDNAISAEAARIKGIDSPVAGQADILMVPDLESGNMLAKQLDYLAGASSCGVVLGAKVPIALTSRADGAASRVASAALVKLLAHHYRKLAP
- a CDS encoding ABC transporter permease, with protein sequence MGFIVDRIWWSRLQAMIWKELLQLLRDPILLVFVMYAFSADIYNAASGVSFQLNNAALVLLDMDRSAASRELAGRFMPPEFHWAGAIQHASQGQKLLDDGKAMAVLDIPPGFGAALARGEGTAVQLQIDASNSVQGFLTSVDATQIVTRFGLEQAAQRLGLNLGGAGTVDAPVINNQSRVWFNPNQNDAWFMGISELLNVITLFAMLLPAAAMVREKERGTIEQLLVSPLSPLQIMVPKIIAMVAVILGGTALGLFGILVPLFAIPIQGSLLLFFALTTLYTCTLAGIGILIATMTRNMAQAGMMVILILAPMMFLSGAWTPPEAMPTVMRWGMYVSPLYYYINASYGILMKGAGLAVLWPMMSGIMVIAVLVSSATVMRFKKQFG
- a CDS encoding ABC transporter ATP-binding protein, encoding MPVVSQGSAPGLVVEARSLFKRYGTSLAMDGIDLQVHPGEIYGLIGPDGAGKSSLLKSVAGVLAHDAGDLRVFGCLLDSERACEQVKDRIGLMPQGLGQNLYGDLSVEENIDYFGGLRLLTDEQLSSRKEALLRSTRLERFRDRPMKNLSGGMKQKLGLVCTLIHEPKLVILDEPTTGVDPVSRREFWSILARLLKEKGITALVSTAYMDEASRFHRVSLMHAGKILASGDPEQIKTMASGCIVSTVCQDAVQQVEAVRRLSAQFTQMEVLGQELRIFVDTSDGIKATAQVQQCLQGLALSATEVLEPELEDVFIALLRQRKLSGANPDNTPAVSNDSALHRHADNGPAIEAENLSRTFGEFKAVDQVSFSVPQGEIFGLLGANGAGKSTVIKMLTGILSQTDGKGRVAGADMRTAGRQIRERIGYMSQAFSLYLDLTVLENIRLYAGIYGLTRKQTTERIDWILDMAGLRPFGKALAASLPMGLRQRLALGCALIHRPQVLFLDEPTSGVDPLGRRAFWEVLFRLSREENVTILVTTHYMSEAEHCDHIALMYAGRVVADASPDQLKLNVAQEAGNLYELHVAQASQAPQVVERLQESGFGSAALFGARVHVLLPYPEQELPRVHAALQDLAIQKILPKRLSMEDVFVHIVTKLEAADAKARGEQA